A single Bacteroidales bacterium DNA region contains:
- a CDS encoding NAD-dependent epimerase, with protein MKILITGTAGFIGSHLAEEYINKGYEVFGLDNINDYYDVNLKLARLQKVGINKSDISYNLLTESKKYPNYRFIKLDLKDKAGLDKLFFENNFDYVCNLAAQAGVRYSLTNPDAYINSNIIGFVNILEACRHNNIKHLVYASSSSVYGLNENMPFSTSDNVDHPISLYAASKKSNELTAHAYSHLFQLPTTGLRFFTVYGPWGRPDMALFLFTEAILNNKPINIFNNGDMQRDFTFIDDIIQGIKHVTGNPPKGDESWSGLNPNPASSSAPYKLYNIGNNNPIQLMDFISEIEKALNKKAIKNYMPIQQGDVPATYADVSDLIKNFSYKPNTSIKTGIKKFIDWYREYYNKQ; from the coding sequence ATGAAAATATTAATAACAGGCACAGCCGGATTTATAGGTTCGCATCTTGCAGAAGAATACATAAATAAAGGATACGAAGTATTCGGACTTGATAATATAAATGATTATTATGATGTAAATTTAAAATTAGCAAGATTGCAAAAAGTTGGTATTAATAAATCGGATATCTCATATAATTTATTAACTGAAAGCAAAAAATATCCTAATTATAGATTTATCAAATTAGATTTAAAGGATAAAGCCGGATTAGATAAACTTTTTTTTGAAAATAATTTTGATTATGTATGTAATCTCGCAGCTCAAGCCGGTGTAAGATACAGCCTTACAAATCCGGATGCATATATCAACAGCAATATTATCGGTTTTGTAAATATTCTTGAAGCATGCAGGCATAACAATATCAAACATCTCGTGTATGCCAGCAGTTCAAGTGTTTACGGGTTAAACGAAAACATGCCGTTTTCAACATCCGATAATGTTGACCATCCGATAAGCTTATATGCTGCTTCAAAAAAATCAAATGAGTTAACGGCACATGCATATAGTCATTTATTTCAATTACCGACTACCGGTTTAAGGTTTTTTACAGTTTACGGACCATGGGGAAGACCCGATATGGCTTTATTCCTTTTCACCGAAGCTATTCTTAACAATAAACCGATAAATATATTTAATAACGGAGATATGCAACGTGACTTTACTTTTATTGATGACATTATTCAAGGAATAAAGCATGTTACCGGTAATCCGCCGAAAGGTGATGAATCGTGGTCGGGTTTGAATCCAAACCCGGCAAGTTCCTCTGCACCTTACAAATTATATAACATAGGTAATAATAACCCGATTCAACTTATGGATTTTATTAGTGAAATTGAAAAAGCTTTAAACAAAAAAGCGATAAAAAATTATATGCCGATTCAACAAGGTGATGTTCCGGCAACTTATGCAGATGTATCCGATTTAATTAAAAATTTCAGTTATAAACCAAATACTTCAATTAAAACAGGGATTAAAAAATTTATTGATTGGTACAGAGAATATTATAATAAACAGTAA
- a CDS encoding DUF4065 domain-containing protein, which produces MKTITQKEIGQRISGLRKSKGYSQNDLAKMLDISRPSLTHIELGKRNLSVIEIKKIADFLSVSIDKLLSSDFNLPELIIDEEKVDKEPKLRVSVPELNVNKFKDILLYILEKCAGKPNVGETLLYKLLYFSDFNYYELYEEHLSGAEYRKLPYGPVPQKLAYIINQMIANKQLKRFKTDYHGYPQTRYIPLSKPDLTNLNAGEKDVIDKVIDQYSDWTASAISDYSHKDMPWLATKTGEAIDYELAFYREAPYSVRNYDKNEEAL; this is translated from the coding sequence ATGAAGACAATAACACAAAAAGAAATTGGACAAAGAATATCAGGCTTAAGAAAAAGCAAAGGATACTCTCAGAATGATCTGGCAAAGATGCTTGACATTTCTCGTCCGTCACTTACCCATATAGAGCTGGGAAAAAGAAATTTGTCTGTAATTGAAATAAAAAAAATTGCTGATTTCCTGTCTGTATCCATTGATAAACTTTTGTCTTCTGATTTTAATTTGCCGGAATTAATAATTGACGAAGAAAAAGTTGATAAAGAACCGAAATTAAGGGTTTCTGTTCCGGAATTGAATGTAAATAAATTCAAAGATATACTGCTGTATATACTTGAAAAATGTGCCGGAAAACCTAATGTCGGTGAAACTCTCCTGTACAAATTACTGTATTTCTCTGATTTTAATTACTACGAACTGTATGAAGAACATTTAAGCGGAGCAGAATACAGAAAACTGCCTTACGGCCCGGTACCTCAAAAACTTGCTTACATTATTAATCAAATGATTGCAAACAAACAATTAAAAAGATTTAAAACTGATTATCACGGCTATCCTCAAACAAGATACATACCCTTATCTAAACCTGATCTTACAAACCTTAATGCCGGTGAAAAGGATGTTATAGATAAAGTTATTGACCAATATTCTGATTGGACTGCATCTGCCATAAGCGATTATTCGCATAAAGATATGCCGTGGTTAGCCACTAAAACAGGTGAAGCAATAGATTATGAATTAGCTTTTTACAGAGAAGCACCATATTCAGTCAGGAATTATGATAAAAATGAAGAGGCATTATGA
- a CDS encoding macro domain-containing protein, which produces MKDYISKLTELPVHVISILLGSVFVIGSLIKISGKSVIFPTDVNILLLIIGVSLLIIGFVFYLGTFLFIRKKKNPRIKIIKGNLTEFNEFSKNSAVVLPVNTSFIDDCVNDKKSALGSFLDKNHPNKLEEFVIDTKIELDNLNHKKDEKGNYKPGTTIILSSKYDCPAKCILTATTIKKEKTGFYSSPEIIMECIKEIFEETADKRIDTLFLPVIGSGHGGLEIKQAIDLLIIGFNFWLSKKHHIKNINIIKK; this is translated from the coding sequence ATGAAAGATTATATCTCAAAATTAACTGAACTACCCGTACATGTTATTAGTATACTTTTAGGAAGTGTTTTTGTAATAGGTTCTTTAATAAAAATAAGCGGAAAATCCGTTATCTTTCCTACTGATGTTAATATATTGCTATTGATAATTGGAGTTTCTTTACTAATAATTGGTTTTGTGTTTTACCTTGGTACATTTTTGTTTATAAGAAAAAAAAAGAATCCAAGAATTAAGATTATAAAAGGAAATCTAACTGAATTTAATGAGTTTTCAAAAAACTCTGCTGTTGTTTTACCAGTTAATACGTCTTTTATTGATGATTGTGTTAATGATAAAAAAAGTGCGTTGGGTTCTTTTTTAGATAAAAACCATCCAAATAAATTAGAAGAGTTTGTAATTGATACAAAAATTGAACTTGATAATTTAAACCATAAAAAAGATGAAAAAGGGAATTATAAACCCGGAACGACTATCATTTTATCTTCGAAATACGATTGTCCTGCAAAATGTATATTAACAGCTACAACTATAAAAAAAGAAAAAACGGGGTTCTACAGTTCTCCGGAGATAATAATGGAATGTATAAAAGAAATATTTGAAGAAACTGCAGACAAAAGAATAGATACTTTATTCTTACCTGTAATCGGCAGCGGACATGGAGGATTAGAAATAAAACAAGCAATTGACCTATTAATTATAGGTTTTAATTTTTGGTTATCAAAAAAGCATCATATTAAAAACATAAATATTATAAAAAAATGA
- a CDS encoding IS1182 family transposase: protein MHYIQGTNRAEIKLFPEVENWVSENNPVRLIDLIIDKIVLSNPEDFIWKGQSNTGRKSYSPATMLKLFLYGYLNKIASSRRLEAETYRNIELMWLISELHPDHWAICEYRRENKEHIRFVTIEFRRFLKAEGYIDGKEVATDGSKFKAYAAKEMLSLKKIKKRLENLNEKLEKYLEEFKHADTTDELSEEFTDNFEGTEINKALIDKIADLQEQVSKLTSQKERLENAGKNYLAPNDPDANLMKSRDGWIPGYNGQTVIDKKNRMIATGEISTEANDINELKNNVDNLKEQLDIEPEVVEADKGYANLNEIKEIEENSNTKCYVPIPENKKEKDDKTNGITFSYDEENDEYECSQGKKLKLKQRNKKKDNCIYDVYQCNDCAKCPLKKECTKSKKGRMIHRNKNQDWIDKYKKRMKSTKAKEKNKERKTIVEHPFGTIKWIMGKLHFLLTGKEKVQIEFDLYATVYNFKRLINIDNMELLLQKAENYAWKRA from the coding sequence ATGCATTATATTCAAGGAACAAACAGAGCAGAAATTAAGCTTTTTCCGGAAGTTGAAAACTGGGTAAGTGAAAATAATCCTGTCAGATTAATTGATTTGATAATTGACAAAATTGTTCTTTCAAATCCGGAAGATTTTATTTGGAAAGGACAATCAAATACAGGACGAAAATCATATTCCCCGGCAACAATGTTAAAGCTTTTTTTATACGGATATTTAAACAAAATTGCAAGCAGTCGCAGGTTAGAAGCAGAGACATACAGAAATATTGAATTGATGTGGCTTATCAGCGAACTTCATCCCGATCATTGGGCAATCTGTGAATATCGCAGAGAAAACAAAGAACACATACGATTTGTAACTATTGAATTCAGAAGGTTCTTAAAAGCCGAAGGTTATATCGACGGAAAAGAAGTTGCAACAGACGGCAGTAAATTCAAGGCGTACGCAGCAAAAGAAATGTTATCATTAAAAAAGATAAAAAAAAGATTAGAGAATCTAAACGAAAAATTAGAAAAATACCTTGAAGAATTCAAACATGCAGATACAACAGATGAACTTTCGGAAGAGTTTACCGATAATTTTGAAGGAACTGAAATAAATAAAGCCCTTATTGACAAAATTGCTGATTTACAAGAACAAGTATCAAAACTCACATCTCAAAAAGAGCGATTGGAAAATGCCGGTAAAAACTATCTTGCACCGAATGACCCTGATGCAAATTTGATGAAAAGCAGAGATGGTTGGATACCGGGCTATAACGGACAGACAGTTATTGATAAAAAAAATCGAATGATTGCAACAGGCGAAATATCAACAGAAGCAAATGATATAAATGAATTAAAAAATAATGTTGATAATTTAAAAGAGCAATTAGATATAGAACCGGAAGTTGTTGAAGCAGACAAAGGATATGCAAATCTCAATGAAATAAAAGAAATTGAAGAAAATTCAAACACAAAATGCTATGTTCCCATACCTGAAAATAAAAAGGAAAAAGATGATAAAACAAACGGAATTACCTTTTCTTATGATGAAGAAAATGATGAATATGAATGTTCTCAAGGGAAAAAATTAAAATTGAAACAAAGAAATAAAAAAAAGGATAATTGTATTTATGATGTATATCAATGTAATGATTGTGCAAAATGCCCTTTAAAAAAAGAGTGTACGAAATCAAAAAAAGGAAGAATGATTCACAGGAATAAAAATCAAGATTGGATTGATAAGTATAAAAAACGAATGAAAAGTACAAAAGCCAAAGAAAAAAATAAAGAGCGTAAAACAATAGTAGAGCATCCTTTCGGAACAATAAAATGGATAATGGGCAAATTGCATTTTCTGTTAACCGGAAAAGAGAAAGTTCAAATAGAATTTGACTTGTATGCAACAGTATATAACTTTAAAAGATTGATAAATATTGATAATATGGAGTTATTACTCCAAAAAGCAGAAAATTATGCATGGAAAAGGGCATAA
- a CDS encoding PadR family transcriptional regulator: MYSKELLKGTLSTIILKLLQDNGKMYGYQITQEVKKLSDEKILIKEGSLYPALHKLKNDGLIEVETVNIGKRIRRYYFLTAQGTKVKEEKISEIKNFMDTLNKILSFHIKIQLT; this comes from the coding sequence ATGTATTCAAAAGAACTGTTAAAAGGAACATTATCCACTATTATTTTAAAGTTGCTTCAAGATAACGGAAAGATGTACGGATACCAAATAACTCAAGAAGTCAAAAAATTATCCGATGAAAAAATACTGATTAAGGAAGGTTCATTGTATCCTGCACTTCATAAACTCAAAAACGACGGGTTAATTGAAGTTGAAACTGTCAATATTGGAAAACGAATCAGACGATATTACTTTCTTACTGCACAGGGGACTAAAGTTAAGGAAGAAAAAATATCAGAAATTAAGAATTTTATGGATACATTAAATAAAATATTATCATTTCATATAAAAATACAATTAACATGA
- a CDS encoding methyltransferase domain-containing protein: MFTKQDVAEYYNTTQIHYEKWWDLKNSLSLHYGIWEKGIKNFPASLSNTNRILAELSNISESDKILDAGCGVGGAAMYLSNNKNVQVIGITLSEKQVNFATRIAKERNLDDKVSFRIMDYTQTSFDDETFDVVWACESMSSAPDKPAFINEAYRVLKKGGRLILSDFFLTNDNQLDKKSLIKKWIQTWLISDLISCELFVEELKNTGFIIKKKLDYTEKIRKSSKRIYYATILGAIPSELYNLFHPGVSRFSKKHYKSGYYQYKALKENLWKYNIVLAIK, encoded by the coding sequence ATGTTTACAAAACAAGATGTAGCAGAATATTATAATACCACTCAAATACATTATGAAAAATGGTGGGATCTCAAAAACAGTCTTTCATTACACTATGGTATTTGGGAGAAAGGAATTAAAAATTTTCCGGCATCATTAAGCAATACGAACAGAATATTGGCAGAATTGAGTAATATTTCCGAATCTGATAAAATATTAGATGCAGGATGCGGAGTTGGTGGTGCAGCCATGTATTTAAGCAATAATAAAAATGTTCAAGTTATTGGTATTACATTAAGCGAAAAGCAAGTAAATTTTGCAACTCGCATTGCAAAGGAAAGAAATCTTGATGATAAGGTTTCTTTCCGTATCATGGATTATACCCAAACATCCTTTGATGATGAAACCTTTGATGTCGTTTGGGCTTGTGAAAGCATGTCTTCGGCACCGGATAAACCGGCATTTATTAATGAAGCATACAGAGTATTGAAAAAAGGAGGGCGACTTATATTAAGTGACTTCTTCCTCACAAATGATAATCAGCTTGATAAAAAATCATTGATAAAAAAGTGGATTCAAACATGGTTAATCTCTGATTTAATCTCTTGTGAACTTTTTGTTGAAGAACTGAAAAACACCGGATTTATAATTAAAAAAAAATTAGACTATACCGAAAAGATACGAAAAAGTTCAAAACGTATTTACTACGCTACAATTTTAGGTGCAATTCCGTCTGAATTATATAATTTATTTCATCCCGGTGTGTCAAGGTTTTCAAAAAAACACTATAAAAGTGGTTATTATCAATATAAAGCATTAAAAGAAAACCTGTGGAAATATAATATTGTGTTGGCGATAAAATAG
- a CDS encoding glycosyltransferase family 4 protein: protein MKILMLNNEFPPLGGGTGTVNSELLKQFKKYPEFKIDLITSEKGKIKIIEKFSENIRIIKYPLNNKNIHHASNFELIKYTLKASFAALKYHRKEKYDLSFAWSTVPAGFVSFLLRIFKKLPFIVRVGGPDIPGFEQRYSTIYKLISPLIKLIWKKSDLLIAKCRTEFDMIKDINNKLKIDIFYNGVDTEKFKPKNTVTETNTLNIICPARLIQRKGQDLLIKAVANLKKEDINFDVKLIGEGDEKENFIKLSKKLNISENIHFKGYVPRELMIQEYQSSDIFCLPSYNEGMSNALLEAISCGLPAIVTNVGGTEELVDDSNGFIFASGDIKDLTRILRNIHKNKQIIKQLGKNSREKALKFSWGKIADDYAELFRNR, encoded by the coding sequence ATGAAAATATTAATGCTGAATAATGAATTCCCTCCCCTTGGTGGTGGTACCGGAACAGTAAATTCAGAACTTCTGAAACAATTCAAAAAATATCCTGAATTTAAAATAGATTTAATCACTTCCGAAAAAGGGAAAATAAAAATTATTGAAAAATTTTCCGAAAATATCAGAATTATTAAATATCCTCTAAATAATAAGAATATTCATCATGCATCAAATTTTGAATTGATAAAATATACACTTAAAGCAAGTTTTGCAGCATTAAAATACCACAGAAAGGAAAAATACGATTTAAGTTTTGCATGGAGTACTGTTCCTGCCGGATTTGTTTCATTTTTATTAAGAATATTCAAAAAATTACCTTTTATTGTTAGAGTAGGGGGACCCGATATTCCCGGTTTTGAGCAACGTTATAGCACAATTTATAAATTAATATCTCCCTTAATTAAACTGATTTGGAAAAAATCTGACTTACTAATTGCTAAATGCCGAACAGAATTTGATATGATAAAGGATATTAACAATAAATTAAAAATTGATATTTTTTATAATGGTGTTGATACAGAAAAATTTAAACCAAAAAATACAGTTACAGAAACAAATACTTTAAATATTATCTGCCCGGCTCGATTAATACAACGCAAAGGACAAGATTTATTAATTAAAGCTGTTGCAAATTTAAAAAAAGAAGATATTAATTTTGATGTAAAACTAATAGGAGAAGGCGATGAAAAAGAAAATTTCATAAAATTGAGCAAAAAATTAAATATTTCGGAAAATATTCATTTTAAAGGATATGTTCCTCGCGAATTAATGATACAAGAATATCAAAGTTCTGATATATTTTGTTTGCCTTCCTATAATGAAGGAATGAGCAATGCACTTCTTGAAGCAATATCGTGCGGTTTACCGGCAATTGTTACAAATGTCGGCGGAACAGAAGAACTTGTTGATGATTCAAACGGTTTTATTTTTGCATCCGGGGATATAAAGGATTTAACACGAATACTACGAAACATACATAAAAACAAACAAATAATAAAACAACTCGGGAAAAATTCACGAGAAAAAGCATTGAAATTTTCTTGGGGAAAAATTGCAGATGATTATGCAGAATTGTTTAGGAATCGGTAA